A stretch of Hypnocyclicus thermotrophus DNA encodes these proteins:
- a CDS encoding type III PLP-dependent enzyme, giving the protein MKLTENILNFSKSQDEPFFIFDTNIIKENYNLLKENINYSKIYYAVKANSHERIIKTLISLNSCFDVASIGELDLVLNLGSSPENISFGNTIKKEKHIKYAYDKGVRLFVADEFDEVKKISRVAPNSKLFIRIEMSDSDSDWPLTKKFGTNIEKAKDLLRYGKKLNLIPYGVSFHVGSQCYDKYMWKKALLEVFDIFETLKYEDIHLKFINTGGGMPVQHLREIPKIKDICHIINDTISEYFSNYSDLIVAVEPGRSMVGNSAILCSNVILVSQKEKNEWVYIDTGIFHSLMEAIEGFQYEIVCPFNKGKEKLYTLSGPTCDSVDTLYEEIHLPNDIKINDKIFFINAGAYTTGYASKFNGILPPKIFFIDEI; this is encoded by the coding sequence ATTATAATTTATTAAAAGAAAATATTAACTATTCAAAAATTTATTATGCTGTAAAAGCTAATTCGCATGAACGTATAATCAAAACTTTGATATCATTAAATTCTTGTTTTGATGTTGCCTCAATTGGTGAACTAGATTTAGTATTAAATTTAGGTAGTTCACCCGAAAATATTAGTTTTGGAAATACAATAAAAAAAGAAAAACATATTAAATATGCATATGATAAAGGAGTTCGTTTGTTTGTTGCTGATGAATTTGATGAAGTCAAAAAGATAAGTAGAGTTGCTCCAAATTCTAAATTATTTATAAGAATTGAAATGAGTGATTCTGATTCTGACTGGCCACTTACAAAAAAATTTGGCACAAATATTGAAAAAGCAAAAGATTTATTAAGATACGGAAAAAAACTTAATCTTATTCCATATGGAGTATCTTTTCATGTGGGTTCTCAATGCTATGATAAATATATGTGGAAAAAGGCTTTATTAGAAGTTTTTGATATCTTTGAAACTTTAAAATATGAGGATATTCATTTAAAATTTATAAATACTGGTGGAGGAATGCCTGTTCAACATCTTAGAGAAATACCAAAAATAAAAGATATTTGCCATATAATAAATGATACTATCTCTGAATATTTTTCAAATTATTCAGATCTTATCGTTGCCGTTGAACCAGGTCGTTCTATGGTTGGAAATAGTGCTATCTTATGCTCTAATGTTATACTCGTTTCTCAAAAAGAAAAAAATGAATGGGTTTATATTGATACTGGTATTTTTCATTCTTTAATGGAGGCGATAGAAGGTTTTCAATATGAAATAGTTTGTCCCTTTAATAAAGGTAAAGAAAAGCTTTATACTCTATCTGGGCCTACTTGTGATAGTGTAGATACTCTTTATGAGGAGATACATTTACCTAATGATATAAAAATTAATGATAAAATATTTTTTATTAATGCTGGTGCTTATACTACTGGATACGCAAGTAAATTTAATGGTATTTTACCACCAAAAATATTTTTTATTGATGAAATATAA
- the rpsP gene encoding 30S ribosomal protein S16 has translation MVKLRLTRLGRKKAPFYRIAAMEALSKRDGKAIAYLGSYNPLVEENGVVLNEEEIIKFLKNGAQPTRTVKSILVKSGVWAKFEEAKKGN, from the coding sequence ATGGTAAAATTAAGATTAACTAGATTAGGAAGAAAAAAAGCACCTTTTTACAGAATTGCTGCGATGGAAGCTTTAAGTAAAAGAGATGGTAAAGCTATCGCTTATTTAGGTTCTTATAATCCATTAGTTGAAGAAAATGGAGTTGTATTAAATGAAGAAGAAATAATTAAATTCTTAAAAAATGGAGCACAACCTACAAGAACTGTAAAAAGTATTTTAGTTAAATCTGGTGTTTGGGCTAAATTTGAAGAAGCTAAAAAAGGTAACTAA
- the ffh gene encoding signal recognition particle protein, whose product MLDNLGNRFQEIFKKVRGNGVLNESNIKDALKEVRLALLEADVNYKVVKEFVGKVKEKAVGETVLKGINPAQQFIKIVHDELVELLGGTNARLTKANKPPTIIMLAGLQGAGKTTFAAKLAKFLKKKGEKPYLVGADIYRPAAMKQLQVLGESIGVGVFTIEGSQDAVKICEEGITKSKEEHATYIILDTAGRLHIDENLMDELKEIKKMARPQEILLVVDAMTGQDAVNVASKFNETLNIDGVVVTKLDGDARGGAALSIKAVSGKPIKFIGVGEKLEDIELFHPDRLASRILGMGDVVSLVEKAQEAIDEDEAKRLEEKIKKQEFDLEDFLKQLQNIKKLGPISNLLKMIPGANQIGDLAPAEKEMKKVEAIIQSMTKEERSKPKIINASRKKRIAKGSGTNVHEVNKLLQQFEQMKKMMKMFSGGSMPKIPGMKFPF is encoded by the coding sequence ATGCTTGATAATTTAGGAAATAGATTTCAAGAAATATTTAAAAAAGTACGTGGAAATGGAGTACTTAATGAAAGTAATATAAAAGATGCATTAAAAGAAGTTAGGCTTGCTTTATTAGAAGCAGATGTGAATTATAAAGTTGTAAAAGAATTTGTAGGAAAAGTAAAAGAAAAAGCAGTTGGAGAAACTGTGTTAAAAGGAATTAATCCAGCGCAACAATTTATAAAAATAGTTCATGATGAATTAGTGGAACTATTAGGGGGGACAAATGCACGCTTAACAAAAGCAAATAAACCACCTACAATAATAATGCTTGCAGGACTTCAAGGAGCTGGTAAAACAACTTTTGCAGCAAAATTGGCAAAATTCTTAAAGAAAAAAGGTGAAAAACCATATTTAGTAGGAGCAGATATATATAGACCTGCTGCTATGAAACAACTTCAAGTATTAGGAGAAAGTATTGGAGTTGGAGTATTTACTATTGAAGGAAGCCAAGATGCTGTAAAAATATGTGAAGAAGGAATAACAAAATCAAAAGAAGAACATGCAACATATATAATTTTAGATACTGCTGGTAGACTTCATATAGATGAAAATTTAATGGATGAATTAAAAGAAATAAAGAAAATGGCAAGACCTCAAGAAATTTTATTAGTTGTAGATGCTATGACAGGGCAAGATGCTGTAAATGTAGCTTCAAAATTTAATGAAACTCTTAACATAGATGGCGTTGTTGTAACAAAGTTAGATGGAGATGCTAGAGGTGGAGCAGCATTATCAATAAAAGCTGTATCAGGTAAACCAATTAAATTTATTGGAGTTGGAGAGAAATTAGAAGATATAGAACTTTTTCATCCTGATAGATTAGCTTCAAGAATTTTAGGAATGGGAGATGTAGTGTCTTTAGTAGAAAAAGCACAAGAAGCTATTGATGAAGATGAAGCTAAAAGACTTGAAGAAAAAATAAAAAAACAAGAATTTGATTTGGAAGATTTTTTAAAACAATTGCAAAATATAAAGAAATTAGGGCCGATTAGTAATTTATTGAAAATGATTCCTGGAGCAAATCAAATTGGTGATTTAGCACCAGCTGAAAAAGAAATGAAAAAAGTAGAAGCTATAATTCAGTCAATGACAAAAGAAGAAAGAAGTAAACCTAAAATTATTAATGCTAGTAGAAAAAAAAGAATTGCAAAAGGAAGCGGTACTAATGTTCATGAAGTAAATAAATTACTTCAACAATTCGAACAAATGAAAAAAATGATGAAAATGTTTAGTGGAGGAAGCATGCCAAAAATTCCTGGTATGAAATTTCCTTTTTAA
- the ylxM gene encoding YlxM family DNA-binding protein, with amino-acid sequence MELKEFMETSLLLSYYKNLLSNRQKEYMLKHFEEDYSLSEIAKEYAVSRQAVYDNIKRGIKILEDYEKKLGFFHRDKKILSILRKIDKKYKIDEIKKIIELLEAQ; translated from the coding sequence ATGGAGCTAAAAGAGTTTATGGAAACTTCTCTATTACTTAGTTATTATAAAAATTTACTAAGTAATAGACAAAAAGAATATATGCTTAAACATTTTGAAGAAGATTATTCTTTATCAGAAATAGCTAAAGAATATGCTGTAAGTAGACAAGCTGTATATGATAATATAAAAAGAGGAATAAAAATACTTGAAGATTATGAAAAAAAACTAGGATTTTTTCATAGAGATAAAAAAATCTTAAGTATATTAAGAAAAATAGATAAAAAGTATAAAATAGATGAGATTAAAAAAATTATAGAATTATTAGAAGCTCAATAA
- the trmB gene encoding tRNA (guanosine(46)-N7)-methyltransferase TrmB yields the protein MWQNFFDNPKKNYNPYMEKLKDYPKYIMYDKNEINNKKNKWKDYFENKNPIYLEIGSGNGNFTVKNAENHKNKNFIGIELKFKRLVLSAIKAKKRNLNNILFIRRWGQEIPEFIGEKEISGMYINFPDPWDGREKNRIIQESLFTDIIDKIMIEGGKIFFKTDHEGYYKDTLELLKSVKGYKVIYNTDDLHNDEKGIENIRTEFEELFTKKGIKTKYIEIEKLN from the coding sequence ATGTGGCAAAATTTTTTTGATAATCCTAAAAAAAACTATAATCCATATATGGAAAAATTAAAGGATTATCCCAAATATATAATGTATGATAAGAATGAGATTAATAATAAAAAAAATAAATGGAAAGATTATTTTGAGAATAAAAATCCTATATATTTAGAAATAGGAAGTGGAAATGGTAATTTTACTGTAAAAAATGCAGAAAATCATAAAAATAAAAATTTTATAGGAATAGAATTAAAATTTAAAAGACTTGTACTATCAGCGATAAAAGCTAAAAAAAGAAATTTAAATAATATTTTATTTATACGTAGATGGGGGCAAGAAATACCAGAATTTATTGGCGAAAAAGAAATTAGTGGAATGTATATTAATTTTCCAGACCCATGGGATGGACGAGAAAAAAATAGAATTATTCAAGAATCGTTATTTACAGATATAATAGATAAAATAATGATAGAAGGTGGAAAAATATTTTTTAAAACAGATCATGAGGGATATTATAAAGATACTTTAGAATTATTAAAATCTGTTAAAGGTTATAAAGTTATTTATAATACAGATGATTTGCATAATGATGAAAAAGGAATAGAAAATATTAGAACTGAATTTGAAGAACTTTTTACTAAAAAAGGGATAAAAACTAAGTATATAGAAATAGAAAAATTAAACTAG
- a CDS encoding 3-deoxy-D-manno-octulosonic acid transferase, protein MIYNIFLMIIYAIGMLFKRHRIFFLKRFNFNLKEDKEYIWLHCASVGETNLIKPFINKILNETNENILLTVITETGYENAKKKYTDTRIKLEYFPLDNPFVLNKIFKQMKIKKVFLIETEIWKNFINIAYKNNVKIYLINGRISDKSYKIYLKFKFILKKIFDKIDLFCMQSNIDRERIIKLGAKKEKVVNTGNLKFSIELEQYDKKELNEIKEMYKIENKKVFVAGSTRDGEEEILLNIFDKLENTILFIVPRHLERVEKIKELIKNRNYSLYSKKENKNVDIVIIDKIGVLRKFYALSDISFVGGTLVNIGGHSLLEPLGYNKTPIFGKYLQNVKYISEKILNYNIGYKVESEKDFLESIKKIEMQDKKDVAKKIKDFFNENTEALNKVFNLTIK, encoded by the coding sequence ATGATATATAATATTTTTTTAATGATAATATATGCTATAGGAATGCTATTTAAAAGACATAGAATTTTTTTCTTAAAAAGATTTAATTTTAATTTAAAAGAAGATAAAGAGTATATATGGTTACATTGTGCATCTGTTGGGGAAACAAATCTAATAAAACCTTTTATAAATAAAATATTAAATGAAACAAACGAAAATATACTTTTAACAGTAATTACTGAAACAGGATATGAAAATGCTAAAAAAAAGTATACAGATACTAGAATAAAATTAGAGTATTTTCCATTAGATAATCCATTTGTATTAAATAAAATATTTAAACAAATGAAAATAAAGAAAGTATTTTTAATAGAAACAGAAATATGGAAAAATTTTATAAATATTGCATATAAAAATAATGTAAAAATTTATTTGATAAATGGAAGAATATCAGATAAGTCATATAAAATATATTTGAAATTTAAATTTATTTTAAAAAAAATATTTGATAAAATAGATTTGTTTTGTATGCAAAGTAATATAGATCGAGAAAGAATTATTAAATTAGGCGCTAAAAAAGAAAAAGTAGTTAACACAGGAAATCTAAAATTTAGTATAGAACTAGAACAATATGATAAAAAAGAATTAAATGAAATAAAAGAAATGTATAAAATTGAAAATAAAAAAGTATTTGTTGCAGGTAGTACTAGAGACGGCGAGGAAGAAATTTTATTAAATATATTTGACAAACTAGAAAATACAATATTATTTATTGTACCTAGACATCTTGAAAGAGTAGAAAAAATAAAAGAATTAATAAAAAATAGAAATTATAGTTTATATAGTAAAAAAGAAAATAAAAATGTAGATATAGTAATAATAGATAAAATTGGAGTACTTAGAAAATTTTATGCACTTAGTGATATTAGTTTTGTTGGAGGAACACTAGTGAATATAGGTGGGCATAGTTTATTAGAACCATTAGGATATAATAAAACACCAATATTTGGGAAATATTTGCAAAATGTAAAATATATATCAGAAAAAATTTTAAATTATAATATTGGATATAAAGTTGAATCAGAAAAAGATTTTTTAGAGAGTATAAAAAAAATAGAAATGCAGGATAAAAAAGATGTAGCAAAAAAGATAAAAGATTTTTTTAATGAAAATACAGAAGCACTTAATAAAGTATTTAATTTAACAATTAAGTAA
- a CDS encoding DMT family transporter → MNVDKIKGYGYILLSVIFFYLMSISVKLITKNGNIPGVEVSFFRFLIGMIIVWGNKIRYNQNIKPVNKKAVYARAFLNTFAVILFFVTIQLTTTTKANIYNMTYPIFVAIFAPIFLKNETFNLKKIFAVILAFYGTYLISGIQLNSFEIADVLGILMGVVAGLAIVSLRAARLTDKPSTILFYLMNIGTLVTLIMFFYMFKMPNLKELLLLLIMGILSFLGQYTITKGYKYVSAVEGSVLSATRIFIASIMGIIFLNEANNFTIFLGGTLIFIAILILNLNKVEEK, encoded by the coding sequence ATGAATGTTGATAAAATAAAAGGATACGGATATATTTTACTTTCAGTTATATTTTTTTATTTAATGTCGATTTCAGTAAAATTAATAACAAAAAATGGAAATATTCCAGGAGTAGAAGTATCTTTTTTTAGATTTTTAATAGGAATGATTATTGTATGGGGAAATAAAATAAGATATAATCAAAATATAAAACCAGTTAATAAAAAAGCTGTATATGCAAGAGCTTTTTTAAATACTTTTGCAGTTATATTATTTTTTGTAACAATACAACTTACAACTACAACAAAAGCAAATATTTATAATATGACATACCCTATATTTGTGGCTATATTTGCACCTATATTTTTAAAAAATGAAACTTTTAATTTGAAAAAAATATTTGCAGTAATTTTGGCTTTTTACGGAACATATCTTATATCAGGAATACAATTAAACAGTTTTGAGATAGCAGATGTTTTAGGAATTTTAATGGGCGTTGTCGCAGGACTTGCAATAGTTTCATTAAGAGCAGCAAGACTTACAGATAAACCTAGTACAATACTTTTTTATTTGATGAATATAGGAACTTTAGTTACACTAATAATGTTTTTTTATATGTTTAAAATGCCTAATCTAAAAGAATTATTATTATTATTAATAATGGGAATACTATCTTTTTTAGGACAATATACCATTACAAAAGGATATAAATATGTATCAGCAGTTGAAGGAAGCGTACTTTCAGCAACAAGAATATTTATTGCATCTATAATGGGAATAATATTCTTAAATGAAGCAAATAATTTTACAATTTTTTTAGGAGGAACTCTTATATTTATTGCGATATTAATATTAAATCTTAATAAAGTGGAGGAGAAATGA
- a CDS encoding HU family DNA-binding protein, with product MTKKELIEIYAENAELGKKEATKQVEGFLEAVQTALIDKGAVQFVGWGTFEVKQTKERIGRNPQTGEAMTIPARKVVKFKVGKKLAEKVNE from the coding sequence ATGACTAAAAAAGAACTTATTGAAATCTACGCGGAAAATGCAGAATTAGGTAAAAAAGAAGCCACAAAACAAGTAGAAGGATTTTTAGAAGCTGTACAAACTGCCTTAATAGATAAAGGAGCTGTTCAATTTGTTGGATGGGGAACATTTGAAGTAAAACAAACAAAAGAAAGAATAGGAAGAAATCCTCAAACAGGAGAAGCTATGACAATACCAGCTAGAAAAGTAGTTAAATTTAAAGTTGGTAAAAAATTAGCTGAAAAAGTAAACGAATAA
- a CDS encoding divergent polysaccharide deacetylase family protein, which translates to MGKKKFYILGSVIIFLFTSFFIYNYNIMKKEKERIQMENKEIESFKISLSFLNNNNLIKINKIIETDKLELDVEFYDDNEQKFNELLQSKLFTIDKKDNKILFKNNKNELKIVINTHMLERIKMAIIIDDVGNNLRYINDFKEIDKPLTFAIIPFLSKSKESNEKLKELGYETILHMPMEGSLKNLNDRTKGLVYKNMSNELIREKFNEALKNVGEVSGFNNHMGSVFTASNDKMKVILDEAKSKGLFYFDSRTTSKSKGYKLAKEMGIKTNYCMHFLDNDKNIEAIKKEIKKAIEITKKRKKAAFIAHYHPNVAKAIKESINEIEKENIKMVSLDEVLN; encoded by the coding sequence ATGGGGAAAAAGAAATTTTATATTCTAGGGAGTGTTATAATTTTTTTATTTACATCTTTTTTTATTTATAATTATAATATAATGAAAAAAGAAAAAGAAAGAATACAGATGGAAAATAAAGAAATAGAAAGCTTTAAAATAAGCTTATCATTTTTAAATAATAATAATTTAATTAAAATAAACAAAATAATTGAAACGGATAAACTAGAATTAGATGTAGAATTTTATGATGATAATGAACAAAAATTCAACGAACTTTTACAATCAAAATTATTTACTATAGATAAAAAAGATAATAAAATATTATTTAAAAATAATAAAAATGAATTAAAAATAGTGATTAATACTCATATGTTAGAAAGAATAAAAATGGCAATAATTATAGACGATGTAGGAAATAATTTAAGATATATAAATGATTTTAAAGAAATAGATAAACCGTTAACTTTCGCAATAATACCTTTTTTATCAAAATCAAAAGAATCAAATGAAAAGCTTAAAGAATTAGGTTATGAAACTATTTTACATATGCCTATGGAAGGATCCTTAAAAAATCTTAATGATAGAACTAAAGGACTTGTATATAAAAATATGAGTAATGAATTAATAAGAGAAAAATTTAATGAAGCACTTAAAAATGTAGGGGAAGTATCAGGTTTTAATAATCATATGGGGTCTGTATTTACTGCGTCAAATGATAAAATGAAAGTTATATTAGATGAAGCAAAATCAAAAGGATTATTTTATTTTGATAGTAGAACTACTTCAAAATCAAAAGGATATAAATTGGCAAAAGAAATGGGAATTAAAACAAATTATTGTATGCATTTTTTAGATAATGATAAAAATATTGAAGCAATAAAAAAAGAGATCAAAAAAGCAATTGAAATAACAAAAAAAAGGAAAAAAGCTGCTTTTATTGCACATTATCATCCTAATGTAGCTAAAGCTATAAAAGAAAGTATTAATGAAATTGAAAAAGAAAATATTAAAATGGTAAGTCTTGATGAAGTACTAAATTAA
- the cmk gene encoding (d)CMP kinase, whose protein sequence is MKRYVLAIDGPAGSGKSTVSKLVAKKLDGFVYLDTGAMYRMITYKCLENNIQVEEIEKIKKILEETNFDIKEDKFFLDNKDVSFDIRTKEVTSNVSKYAAVKIIREKLVDIQRKISEGKKIVIDGRDIGTVVFPDAELKIFLVASPEERANRRVKDYESKGIKADYNETLKEIIKRDKLDSEREESPLKKAEDAIELDTSKLTIDEVVEKILSYMKI, encoded by the coding sequence TTGAAGAGATATGTATTAGCAATAGATGGACCAGCAGGAAGTGGAAAAAGTACAGTATCAAAATTAGTTGCTAAAAAATTAGATGGTTTTGTTTATCTTGATACAGGTGCAATGTACAGAATGATTACGTATAAGTGTTTAGAAAATAATATTCAAGTGGAAGAAATTGAAAAAATAAAAAAAATATTAGAAGAAACAAATTTTGATATAAAAGAAGATAAATTCTTTTTAGATAACAAAGATGTTAGCTTTGATATTCGTACAAAAGAAGTTACTTCAAATGTATCAAAATATGCTGCAGTAAAAATTATTAGAGAAAAACTAGTAGATATACAAAGAAAAATATCTGAAGGTAAAAAAATAGTAATAGATGGAAGAGATATAGGAACGGTTGTTTTTCCTGATGCAGAATTAAAGATATTTTTAGTTGCTTCTCCAGAAGAAAGAGCAAATAGAAGAGTTAAAGATTATGAATCAAAAGGAATAAAAGCTGATTATAATGAAACTTTAAAAGAAATAATAAAAAGAGATAAATTAGATAGTGAAAGAGAAGAAAGTCCATTAAAAAAAGCAGAAGATGCAATTGAATTAGATACAAGCAAATTAACTATTGATGAAGTAGTAGAAAAAATATTATCATATATGAAAATATAA
- the prmA gene encoding 50S ribosomal protein L11 methyltransferase, producing MKLVELKVTYEAENYEKAKEEIINFLYEFGIQGVKIDEPFEKNPLDYYSNEKQFLLDTYAISVYFPKNFYFEKKKKLIIESFNEKFSKREDLIYNLEFYELDDEDYLENWKKYLYPEKISEHFVVKPTWRKYNASENEKIIELDPGRAFGTGSHPTTYLCVQLMEKYIDENVNVIDVGTGSGILMIVAKMLGSKEVWGIDIDEDAVEAAKENLELNNIKIDETIKVIHGDLLGKVEEKKFDVVVANILPDVLILLLDSISKVLKENGIIILSGIIKDKEQDILNAIKNQNLKVIDKNESKDWIAFTVKSV from the coding sequence ATGAAACTAGTGGAATTAAAAGTAACGTATGAAGCAGAGAATTATGAAAAAGCAAAAGAAGAAATTATAAATTTTTTATATGAATTTGGAATACAAGGAGTAAAAATAGATGAACCATTTGAGAAAAATCCATTGGATTATTATTCAAATGAAAAACAATTTTTACTAGATACTTATGCTATTTCTGTTTATTTTCCAAAAAACTTTTATTTCGAAAAGAAGAAAAAATTAATTATAGAATCTTTTAATGAAAAATTTTCTAAAAGAGAAGACTTGATATATAATTTAGAATTTTATGAATTAGATGATGAGGATTATCTTGAAAATTGGAAAAAATATTTGTACCCAGAAAAGATTAGTGAACATTTTGTAGTAAAACCTACTTGGAGAAAATATAATGCTTCTGAAAATGAAAAAATAATAGAACTTGATCCAGGAAGGGCTTTTGGAACGGGAAGTCATCCTACAACATATTTATGTGTACAACTTATGGAAAAATATATAGATGAAAATGTAAATGTAATAGATGTAGGAACAGGCTCTGGAATACTTATGATTGTCGCTAAAATGTTAGGTTCGAAAGAGGTATGGGGAATAGATATAGATGAAGATGCAGTAGAAGCTGCAAAAGAAAATTTAGAGTTAAATAATATAAAAATAGATGAAACAATTAAAGTTATACATGGTGATTTACTAGGAAAAGTAGAAGAAAAAAAATTTGATGTAGTAGTAGCTAATATTTTACCAGATGTTTTAATACTTTTGTTAGATTCTATTTCAAAAGTATTAAAAGAAAATGGAATAATAATTTTATCAGGTATAATTAAAGATAAAGAACAAGATATATTAAATGCTATTAAAAATCAAAATCTTAAAGTAATTGATAAAAATGAATCGAAAGATTGGATAGCATTTACAGTAAAGAGTGTTTAA